In Streptomyces sp. RFCAC02, the following proteins share a genomic window:
- a CDS encoding NAD(P)H-quinone oxidoreductase, producing MYAISVTEPGGPQNLVWTQAPDPEVRAGEVLIDVAAAGVNRADVLQRQGFYDPPPGASVHPGLECSGRVVAVGDGVTGWRPGDEVCALLSGGGYAERVAVPAGQVLPIPGGVDLTTAGGLPEVVCTVWSTVFRQAGLRAGETLLVHGGGSGIGTAAVQIAKALGARVAVTAGSAEKLERCAALGADILINYREQDFPAALRGATDGHGADVVLDIIGAKYLARNIDALAPNGRITVIGFQGGATGELDFRALMAKRGSIASASLRARPAAEKAEIVASVREHVWPLIADGRVRPVVDRTVPMHDAAEAHRVMEASGHTGKIVLVR from the coding sequence ATGTACGCGATTTCCGTCACCGAGCCAGGTGGCCCCCAGAACCTCGTGTGGACCCAGGCGCCCGACCCGGAGGTGCGGGCCGGGGAGGTCCTGATCGACGTCGCCGCCGCCGGCGTCAACCGCGCCGACGTCCTCCAGCGCCAGGGCTTCTACGACCCGCCGCCCGGCGCGTCCGTCCATCCCGGCCTGGAGTGCTCGGGCCGCGTCGTCGCGGTCGGCGACGGCGTGACCGGGTGGCGGCCGGGCGACGAGGTGTGCGCCCTGCTCTCCGGCGGCGGCTACGCGGAACGGGTCGCGGTGCCCGCCGGTCAGGTGCTGCCGATCCCCGGCGGGGTGGACCTCACGACGGCCGGCGGCCTGCCCGAGGTGGTGTGCACGGTGTGGTCGACGGTGTTCCGGCAGGCGGGGCTGCGCGCCGGGGAGACGCTCCTCGTGCACGGCGGCGGCAGCGGCATCGGGACGGCCGCCGTGCAGATCGCGAAGGCGCTCGGCGCGCGCGTCGCCGTCACGGCGGGCAGCGCGGAGAAGCTGGAGCGCTGCGCGGCCCTCGGCGCCGACATCCTCATCAACTACCGCGAGCAGGACTTCCCCGCCGCGCTGCGCGGTGCCACGGACGGGCACGGCGCCGACGTCGTCCTCGACATCATCGGCGCCAAGTACCTCGCCAGGAACATCGACGCCCTCGCCCCGAACGGCCGGATCACCGTCATCGGCTTCCAGGGCGGCGCCACGGGCGAACTGGACTTCCGCGCCCTGATGGCGAAGCGCGGCAGCATCGCCTCGGCGTCCCTGCGGGCGCGGCCAGCGGCGGAGAAGGCGGAGATCGTCGCGTCGGTGCGCGAACACGTCTGGCCGCTGATCGCGGACGGCCGGGTGCGGCCGGTGGTGGACCGCACCGTCCCGATGCACGACGCGGCCGAGGCGCACCGCGTGATGGAGGCGAGCGGGCACACCGGGAAGATCGTCCTCGTCCGCTGA